From a region of the Planctomycetota bacterium genome:
- a CDS encoding phospholipase D-like domain-containing protein, translating to MGRHLIVVLTLLLFAAAPAPLEPTAAARGCNGGACSACKNCTGCKHCAKQGGTCSVCRPGTASPPRTPGNSFGQRSDGQAERDRQRAEERRQAEEQRKREEAEKRERDRRMKEFIEQRQAEMRAAEKSATEDGVAVLFSPHGGCTAAIVKEINGAAESVDVLAYRLTSKPIAAALSNAHERGVTVTIVVDVDGAQAGYSDARYFDNAGITTLVDTAHKIQHNKVIIVDDATVITGSFNFSEAAEKDNAENLLVIKGKPAIAAAYKADFLEHVEHATPYEFREKR from the coding sequence ATGGGAAGGCACCTCATCGTCGTGCTGACATTGTTGCTGTTCGCCGCGGCTCCCGCACCGCTTGAGCCGACCGCCGCCGCCCGTGGGTGCAACGGTGGTGCGTGCTCGGCGTGTAAGAACTGCACTGGGTGCAAGCACTGCGCGAAGCAAGGCGGCACCTGTAGCGTGTGCCGGCCGGGTACCGCCAGTCCGCCGCGGACGCCGGGCAACAGCTTCGGCCAGCGATCGGACGGCCAGGCTGAGCGAGACCGTCAACGTGCGGAGGAGCGCCGGCAGGCGGAGGAGCAACGCAAACGCGAGGAAGCCGAGAAGCGAGAACGCGATCGGCGGATGAAAGAGTTCATTGAGCAGCGGCAAGCCGAGATGCGGGCCGCAGAGAAGTCGGCCACCGAGGACGGGGTAGCCGTGCTCTTTTCGCCACACGGCGGCTGCACGGCCGCAATCGTGAAAGAGATCAACGGCGCGGCCGAAAGTGTCGACGTGCTGGCCTATCGCCTAACTAGCAAGCCCATTGCCGCGGCACTCAGCAACGCGCACGAGCGGGGCGTCACCGTGACAATCGTTGTCGACGTCGACGGAGCGCAAGCCGGGTACTCGGACGCGAGGTACTTCGACAACGCGGGCATCACGACGCTGGTAGACACGGCCCACAAGATCCAGCACAACAAGGTCATCATCGTCGATGATGCGACGGTCATCACCGGGAGCTTCAACTTCAGCGAAGCCGCCGAGAAAGACAACGCGGAGAACCTGCTGGTCATCAAGGGCAAGCCGGCAATCGCCGCGGCTTACAAAGCTGACTTCCTCGAACACGTCGAGCACGCCACGCCGTACGAGTTCCGCGAGAAGCGGTGA